One segment of Coffea arabica cultivar ET-39 chromosome 7c, Coffea Arabica ET-39 HiFi, whole genome shotgun sequence DNA contains the following:
- the LOC113701795 gene encoding uncharacterized protein — translation MDRKSCFGLALICIVVATVGGQTPAAAPAKSPSAATVPTPPAAAPTAKPITPAAPVTAPAAAPPTAVSNPPAAAPTAKPTTPAAPVTAPVAAPPTAVSTPPAAAPVSAPPTVATPVPASSPTAAAPGSAPPAPVPVSSPPAAAPVQSPPSPAPEAATPPAASTPPAATPAPASEPPAPAPSKKKGKKHHAPSPAPAPELHGPPAPPSEAPGPGLDSVSPGPSLPDNSGAEKLKVVGSLVLGWGVFGWLALLLGM, via the exons ATGGATCGGAAATCTTGTTTCGGACTTGCATTGATCTGCATTGTCGTCGCCACCGTCGGCGGTCAAACTCCTGCCGCTGCTCCTGCTAAATCTCCTTCCGCGGCTACGGTGCCCACTCCTCCAGCAGCTGCTCCTACTGCTAAGCCAATCACTCCTGCAGCTCCGGTCACTGCTCCTGCTGCCGCCCCTCCAACTGCAGTTTCGAATCCTCCAGCTGCTGCTCCTACTGCTAAGCCAACTACGCCTGCAGCTCCGGTCACCGCTCCTGTTGCCGCCCCTCCAACAGCAGTTTCAACTCCTCCAGCTGCAGCTCCAGTGAGTGCACCGCCGACCGTCGCAACTCCTGTTCCGGCGTCTTCACCTACGGCCGCAGCTCCCGGGAGCGCGCCTCCAGCTCCAGTGCCGGTGAGCTCGCCACCTGCAGCTGCGCCAGTGCAGTCTCCTCCTTCCCCGGCTCCAGAGGCTGCTACTCCACCTGCAGCTTCTACTCCTCCGGCGGCAACTCCAGCTCCGGCTTCCGAGCCTCCGGCTCCAGCTCCAAGCAAGAAGAAGGGGAAGAAGCACCATGCGCCATCACCGGCTCCCGCACCAGAGCTCCACGGGCCACCTGCACCTCCTTCCGAGGCTCCCGGACCTGGTCTTGACTCGGTGTCTCCCGGTCCATCACTTCCCGATAAC AGTGGAGCAGAGAAATTGAAGGTGGTAGGAAGCTTGGTTCTGGGATGGGGTGTGTTTGGCTGGCTGGCTCTTCTTCTAGGGATGTAG
- the LOC113697767 gene encoding uncharacterized protein, whose translation MQLKCIKTCCLLCTMNELDPFVRRSGLAKCFGQLHLIEDEDLVITLNGLWNVALSQPDDAEFPSLGIFKCMAKLIDRSISDGNWPSRGKNACVPYYAAHIIGSYTMNKAQLADIAIKSGVIGPLMELLRGKASWIEQRVSVRALGHLASHRRAFRAITIHEEEIISLSKNIASTCFGTVYNEFVRLKSRKRVEYHRDLMTRGCGGLEVENKKAEEWASQLQCWSLYLLNCFATKKRSLNLICEKEFLEDLTGMWGGLQNQSSFSGVCLIRSLCLTKDGRRSIANSKQVIVTLCNLSRSSDERQYKAIESILSLLQDQETRFAVIEFVVPFLVDLVELKAIRGGGSTTVGDRITRVLLQDYGRIKCGQLALKNKKSQNALDEVWNLKVERRKKDSMTSEQDVSERKVMVGMLKREGNQKFLSGDTEEAVAVYTKALELCLLNMIKERIVLYSNRAQCHLLLREAKLAISDTTRALCLSGALGPHSNSLWRRSQAYDMLGMARQSMVDCLMLINQWTKFKAKGHVKIPYYAVRMLNKQISATSPFHLGVGTSTPNLKIIDNGARESMASGDQVDQHRRR comes from the coding sequence ATGCAGCTCAAGTGCATCAAAACTTGTTGCCTCTTGTGCACCATGAATGAGCTTGATCCATTTGTAAGAAGATCAGGGTTAGCTAAATGCTTCGGTCAGTTGCATCTCATAGAAGATGAAGACCTAGTAATCACCTTGAATGGCCTCTGGAACGTGGCACTGTCGCAGCCAGACGATGCTGAATTCCCATCACTCGGCATCTTCAAATGCATGGCTAAACTCATTGATAGAAGCATCAGTGACGGAAACTGGCCATCAAGGGGGAAAAATGCGTGCGTCCCTTATTACGCAGCGCATATCATTGGTTCATACACCATGAACAAGGCACAACTCGCGGATATAGCTATTAAATCCGGGGTTATAGGGCCACTAATGGAGCTTCTTAGAGGTAAGGCCAGTTGGATTGAGCAAAGAGTCTCTGTTAGGGCCCTTGGACACCTTGCTAGCCATAGAAGAGCATTTAGAGCCATTACCATCCATGAAGAGGAAATAATAAGCTTATCCAAGAACATAGCCTCCACTTGCTTTGGTACTGTCTACAATGAATTTGTAAGATTGAAAAGTCGCAAAAGAGTGGAATATCATCGTGATCTCATGACGAGAGGGTGCGGGGGTTTGGAGGTGGAGAATAAGAAGGCTGAGGAATGGGCTAGCCAACTCCAATGCTGGTCCCTCTATCTTCTCAACTGCTTTGCTACCAAAAAGAGGTCTCTTAATCTCATCTGCGAAAAAGAGTTCTTGGAAGACTTGACTGGTATGTGGGGGGGCTTACAGAATCAGAGTTCTTTTTCTGGTGTTTGCTTAATAAGAAGCCTTTGTCTCACTAAAGATGGTAGAAGAAGCATTGCCAATTCGAAGCAAGTTATAGTGACTCTCTGCAATCTATCTAGGTCTTCAGATGAAAGGCAATACAAGGCAATTGAGAGCATTCTTTCACTTCTTCAGGATCAAGAAACAAGATTTGCAGTGATAGAGTTTGTCGTACCTTTTCTGGTCGATTTGGTTGAACTTAAAGCCATTAGAGGAGGAGGATCAACCACTGTTGGAGACAGAATCACACGAGTGCTTTTGCAAGATTATGGAAGAATCAAGTGCGGCCAATTAGCTCTGAAGAACAAGAAATCTCAAAATGCTCTAGATGAGGTGTGGAACTTAAAAgtggagagaagaaagaaggatagCATGACGTCCGAACAGGATGTCAGTGAAAGAAAAGTCATGGTGGGCATGTTAAAACGTGagggaaaccagaaatttttgtcAGGTGATACTGAGGAAGCTGTGGCAGTTTACACCAAGGCTCTGGAGTTGTGTCTTTTAAATATGATAAAAGAAAGAATTGTCCTCTATAGTAATCGGGCTCAATGTCATCTACTCCTCAGAGAAGCAAAATTAGCCATTAGTGACACAACTAGAGCTCTATGCTTATCTGGTGCCCTGGGTCCTCACAGCAACAGCCTATGGCGAAGATCACAGGCTTATGACATGCTAGGGATGGCCAGACAAAGTATGGTGGACTGCTTGATGCTCATCAATCAATGGACCAAATTTAAAGCTAAAGGGCACGTGAAGATCCCATACTATGCAGTCCGCATGTTGAACAAACAGATCAGTGCAACGTCTCCATTCCATTTGGGAGTTGGGACTTCGACACCCAACCTTAAGATTATCGACAACGGGGCACGAGAGTCTATGGCTTCAGGGGACCAAGTTGATCAGCATCGGAGAAGATGA